One stretch of Monomorium pharaonis isolate MP-MQ-018 chromosome 10, ASM1337386v2, whole genome shotgun sequence DNA includes these proteins:
- the LOC105833460 gene encoding uncharacterized protein LOC105833460, producing the protein MVIRLHVNNEDLIDRDESELHFMPCKIHGDETANISSYFKPYIHSTEEEYYNSSFRGYSLQGKKVTIPAEYRGIILMENKKINTETKERNLYCTGTFSKFTYWNYDRIPSKNDTLVAALDWVDIAKVLHSPEM; encoded by the exons ATGGTTATACGATTGCACGTTAACAATGAAGATCTAATTGATCGAGATGAGTCTGAATTACATTTCATGCCATGCAAAATTCACGGGGACGAAACCGCAAATATTTCCTCTTACTTCAAGCCTTACATTCATAGCACAGAAGAAGAAT ACTACAATAGTTCTTTCCGTGGATATTCACTTCAGGGGAAGAAGGTAACTATACCTGCTGAATACAGAGGTATAATACTTATGGAGAATAAAAAGATCAATACTGAAACTAAAGAGAGGAATTTATATTGCACGGGAACCTTTTCGAAGTTTACATATTGGAATTATGATAGAATACCATCCAAAAATGACACTCTTGTGGCTGCTTTAGATTGGGTTGACATAGCTAAAGTG ttacatTCACCAGAAATGTAG
- the LOC105831464 gene encoding protein FAM98B — protein sequence MEDRLLQMFQDVGYTGPMLDANKLSEALKLGAKSSDFTSLISWFAEQLVTFVDTDEIVHATTSADDAHSFLLELSFFLKEIGCVNEKLTTGHMNQRLANESERSILIEFLATELMACKLLEAKCPKEKKQIEVTIDESDTARNLKNMLVTLQFQKPPDNISPELLFSRLEIKLSEILKTVPSYYLDKPLIDVELSSKQWEQLGKLQEEMHKEYTTRREMLLKRLDVTVQSFLWSDRIKSQETAVNTKYEERRKTLHNEPKVTLADLLAARDDLAVIEKTSNASVRKNTRSKVNSVIIGAVPDRGGRPYEQEPPPPEMPPWQKDRVQGPPSFQGGRGGSGSGRGGGGADRGRGGGRGGSGRGGSGGGGGYRDHKDASNNFGQNLNYQESQYSGHGHRECYPDHRDAGGYQRGSGGGGGGGSGGSSSGGGGGGSGGGYHGDSGANYSQNYNQNYSQSYSQNYQQPQYSGQRDSYGSDNRSGGNYYQDRREGGGRGGRVQGGWNQQGANSSVNSYQRGGYNRGRGRQY from the exons ATATACAGGACCGATGCTCGATGCCAACAAGCTGTCGGAAGCCTTAAAACTTGGTGCAAAATCTTCAGATTTCACTAGTCTTATAAGCTGGTTTGCTGAACAACTGGTGACATTTGTAGACACAGATGAGATTGTTCATGCTACAACAAGTGCAGATGATGCCCATTCTTTTCTCTTAGAGTTAAGCTTTTTTCTTAAGGAAATAGGATGTGTGAATGAGAAACTGACGACTGGACATATGAATCAAAGACTAGCTAATGAATCTGAAAGATCTATCCTGATAGAGTTTTTAGCAACGGAGCTTATGGCTTGCAAATTATTGGAGGCAAAATGTCctaaagagaaaaaacaaatagaaGTTACTAtt GATGAAAGTGACACTGCGagaaacttgaaaaatatgttgGTTACACTACAGTTTCAAAAGCCACCAGACAATATTTCGcctgaattattattttcaagactggaaattaaattatctgaGATTCTAAAGACTGTACCATcttattatttagataaacCACTCATAGATGTTGAGCTTTCTTCTAAACAGTGGGAGCAACTAGGTAAATTGCAGGAAGAAATGCACAAGGAATACACAACTCGCCGTGAGATGTTGCTCAAACGTCTTGACGTTACAGTTCAATCATTTTTG TGGTCTGACAGGATAAAGTCACAAGAGACTGCAGTAAATACTAAATATGAGGAGAGAAGAAAGACTCTACATAACGAGCCGAAAGTGACATTGGCTGATTTGTTAGCGGCTAGAGACGATTTAGCGGTGATTGAGAAAACTAGTAACGCGAGTGTTCGCAAGAACACACGAAGTAAAGTTAATAGTGTTATTATCGGAGCGGTACCGGACAGAGGTGGTAGACCATATGAGCAAGAACCACCTCCACCAGAGATGCCTCCATGGCAGAAAGATAGAGTTCAAGGACCACCGTCATTTCa GGGTGGAAGAGGAGGAAGTGGAAGCGGACGTGGCGGCGGTGGTGCAGATAGAGGACGTGGAGGCGGTAGAGGCGGAAGCGGTAGAGGCGGAAGCGGAGGAGGCGGCGGTTATCGAGATCATAAAGACGCCAGTAATAATTTTGGTCAGAACTTAAACTATCAGGAATCTCAATACTCTGGACATGGACATAGAGAATGTTATCCAGACCATAGAGATGCAGGAGGATACCAGAGAGGTagtggtggtggcggtggcggtggcagtggcggcagcagcagcggtggtggtggtggtggtagtggTGGAGGTTATCACGGAGATTCTGGCGCGAATTATAGTCAAAACTACAATCAGAATTACAGTCAAAGTTACAGCCAGAATTACCAACAGCCACAGTACTCTGGCCAGAGAGATTCATATGGGAGTGACAATCGAAGTGGCGGAAACTATTATCAGGACAGACGAGAAGGTGGAGGCAGGGGAGGCAGAGTTCAAGGTGGATGGAATCAGCAAGGTGCCAATTCCAGTGTGAACAGCTATCAACGCGGCGGTTACAACAGAGGCAGAGGCAGACAATACTGA